From Thermoflexus hugenholtzii JAD2:
CGCGTGCCCATCGGCGTGCCGGTTCAGGTCGGCCCGGTTCGTCTGACGGTGTCCGGCGTGGAGGCGCGGGCGGAAGGGCCGGACATCCCGGCGGAGTCGGTGGGGGTCCTGGTGCGCTTTGAGCTGGACCATTCGGGAGAGCCGCCGCTCTCCCTGGAGGGAGCGGAGATCCTCCTGATCGATGCCTCCGGCCGGCGCTATCAGCCGGTTCCCCTGGGGGAGATCTCCCGGCCCGCCGGGCAGGTCCGGCCCGGGGACACCTTCAGCGGCGTGGCGGCGTTCCTCCTCCCCCGGGATCGGGCGATGGGGATCCTGACCTGGCGGTTCAATCCGATGCCCGGCCGCCTGATGCCGGTGGAGGTCGAATTCGAGCTCCCGCGTCCCACCCCGACGCCGCCGCCGGAGGCCCGGTTGCAGATCCAGATCCAGAGCGCCCAATGGTCCGCGGAGGAGGAGACGCTGGTGATCCGGGGCGGGGTGGGGAACACCGGGGATCAACCGGTGGTCGTGCCCCCGGAGGAGGTGGAGCTGGCAGGGCCGGAGGGTCAACCCATCCCCCTTCTGGATGCCTCTCCAGCATTGCCGTGGACGATCCCGGCGGGTCGGACCCTGGGGTTCGAGCTGCGCTTCGCGCTGGCGAATCGGGAGGCGGTGGTGTTGCGGATCGGCGCTGCCCGCTTCCAGATCCGGTAGCGGCCAGGCGTTCGGGGGGCGGCATGGCGGAAGATCCCTATCCAGAATCCAGAGAAAGGAGGGGAACCATGGCGATCTATATCATGCTCAGCACGTTGACAGGCGAGGGGGCGGAGACGATCCGGGAGCGCCCCGAGCGGATCCTGGAGGTCAACCGCGAGGTGGAGGCGATGGGGGTGAAGGTCCTGGCCCAGTATGCGGTGCTGGGGCCGTATGATTTCGTGAACGTCGTGGAAGCCCCCGACAACGAGACGGTGGCCCGGGTCTCCGTGGAGCTGGCCGCGCGGGGCAGCGTGAAGATCATGACGTTGCCGGCCATCCCCATCGAGGAGTTCATCCGTCGGGTGAAGGGCTGAGCGGACCAA
This genomic window contains:
- a CDS encoding GYD domain-containing protein produces the protein MAIYIMLSTLTGEGAETIRERPERILEVNREVEAMGVKVLAQYAVLGPYDFVNVVEAPDNETVARVSVELAARGSVKIMTLPAIPIEEFIRRVKG